One region of Lujinxingia vulgaris genomic DNA includes:
- a CDS encoding NAD+ synthase: MIQTPSLLRIALAQINFKVGDLDRNVARIRDEVERARAAGADLLVTSELALTGYPPRDLLHRDEFIDAQLKTLEALAALTDDDFGLIVGYADRNPHHVGRRLVNAAAFCVGGRVKERVFKQLLPEYDVFDEARYFEPGGEAPILNFKGVRLGVSICEDAWAPVEHWEQPRYMGDPVAALVANGAQVLINISASPFARGKRAMREALLCEHAARHKRPLIFVNQVGATDELIFEGASVAIDSTGQIAHRLPDFASACEVVSVVTTGDVLGPEGGSASERDDIGELRAALVLGTRDYVRKSGFKQVLLGLSGGIDSAVTAVIAADALGPENVHAVAMPSRYSSRHSRDDARTLANNLGIEFDEIGIEQPYTSFLDVLTPHFQGKDFDVTEENLQARIRGVYLMGLSNKFGKLVLSCGNKSELAVGYSTLYGDMCGALAVIGDVPKMQVYALAEEYNRLAGYEVVPRNIIEKAPSAELRPDQRDEDSLPPYPVLDAIVDRYVEDRQGIAQIIDAGFERRDVERVVGLIRRNEYKRWQSPPVLKVTAKAFGSGWRYPLAASHG, encoded by the coding sequence ATGATCCAGACCCCCTCCCTGCTTCGAATCGCGCTGGCTCAGATCAACTTCAAGGTCGGGGATCTCGACCGCAACGTCGCGCGCATTCGCGACGAGGTGGAGCGCGCGCGCGCCGCCGGCGCCGATCTGCTGGTGACTTCGGAGCTGGCGCTCACGGGCTACCCGCCCCGCGATCTTTTGCACCGCGACGAGTTCATCGACGCCCAGCTCAAGACCCTGGAGGCGCTGGCCGCGCTGACCGACGACGACTTTGGGTTGATCGTCGGCTATGCCGATCGCAACCCCCACCACGTGGGCCGACGCCTGGTCAACGCTGCGGCCTTCTGTGTGGGAGGACGCGTCAAAGAGCGCGTCTTTAAGCAGCTTCTGCCCGAGTACGACGTCTTTGATGAGGCGCGTTATTTTGAGCCCGGCGGCGAGGCGCCGATCCTCAATTTTAAGGGGGTGCGCCTGGGGGTGAGCATCTGCGAAGACGCCTGGGCCCCGGTCGAGCACTGGGAGCAGCCGCGTTATATGGGCGATCCGGTGGCGGCGCTGGTGGCCAACGGGGCGCAGGTCTTGATCAATATCTCGGCCAGCCCTTTTGCCCGGGGCAAACGCGCGATGCGCGAGGCGCTGCTTTGCGAGCACGCCGCGCGTCATAAACGGCCGCTGATCTTTGTGAACCAGGTCGGCGCCACCGATGAGCTGATCTTCGAGGGGGCGTCTGTGGCCATCGACTCCACCGGGCAGATTGCCCATCGCCTTCCGGATTTTGCCTCGGCCTGCGAGGTTGTGAGTGTGGTCACCACCGGCGATGTCCTGGGGCCGGAGGGGGGCTCGGCCTCGGAGCGCGATGATATCGGCGAGCTGCGCGCGGCGCTGGTGCTGGGGACCCGCGATTATGTGCGAAAGTCGGGCTTTAAACAGGTGCTCCTGGGGCTCTCCGGGGGCATCGACTCGGCGGTGACCGCCGTGATCGCCGCCGACGCGCTGGGCCCGGAGAACGTGCATGCGGTGGCGATGCCCTCGCGTTACTCCTCTCGCCATAGCCGCGATGACGCGCGCACCCTGGCCAATAACCTGGGCATCGAGTTCGACGAGATCGGCATCGAGCAGCCCTATACGAGCTTTCTCGATGTGCTCACGCCGCATTTTCAGGGCAAAGACTTTGACGTGACCGAAGAGAACCTCCAGGCGCGCATCCGCGGGGTGTACCTGATGGGGCTGAGCAATAAATTCGGCAAACTCGTGCTCTCCTGCGGCAATAAGAGTGAGCTGGCCGTGGGCTATTCGACGCTTTATGGCGATATGTGCGGGGCGCTGGCGGTGATCGGTGATGTGCCCAAGATGCAGGTCTACGCTCTGGCCGAAGAGTACAACCGCCTGGCGGGCTATGAGGTAGTGCCGCGCAACATCATTGAAAAGGCGCCCTCTGCGGAGCTGCGCCCCGACCAGCGCGATGAGGACAGCCTGCCGCCCTACCCGGTGCTCGACGCCATTGTGGACCGCTACGTCGAAGATCGGCAGGGCATCGCCCAGATCATCGACGCGGGCTTTGAGCGCCGCGACGTGGAGCGGGTGGTGGGGCTGATTCGACGCAACGAATACAAACGCTGGCAGTCGCCGCCGGTGCTCAAAGTCACGGCCAAAGCTTTTGGATCGGGCTGGCGTTATCCGCTGGCGGCCTCCCACGGCTGA
- a CDS encoding tetratricopeptide repeat protein, whose amino-acid sequence MRRRPALHVLRSPARAAWVSGVRRAALLLLVAGGVAMSSACTTGATRSDEAGVETPTSTFEADPTLIRVRDGEVIDTESLDSKEVFENAYLDFQARRYEDALQNYQIIIDYFADSRFILPSLYNAGLALEHLEQWEDAALLYRRIIDDFPESEESINASFRLGKSLHEAGRYEEVVEIMLSLGLRDLNHFDTVEAHVRRGNALLELEEWSEAEDAFQAAVDLNRRAPGDEKLLENSHFIVQAYFGLGASFHGRMDELKLVLPTERMTEDLNTKADLHQSAQANYLRALRQHHPYWSVAAGYKIGRLYQDFYLDIFAAEIPDGLNEEQITIYFEELRETIRVVMERALSVYERNLGLARRIVQSPDAAAWIDATALHLERMRALLDDPMVHRRAEQIVLAGGSLEEELFDVPAFAREHVRQALAKARDAAREASPPEVALHEAN is encoded by the coding sequence GTGCGTCGACGCCCTGCCCTTCACGTTCTTCGTTCGCCGGCCCGCGCTGCGTGGGTTTCTGGCGTGCGCCGCGCCGCGCTGCTGCTTCTGGTGGCCGGCGGTGTGGCGATGAGCTCGGCCTGCACCACCGGGGCAACCCGCAGCGATGAGGCCGGCGTCGAGACGCCGACGAGCACCTTCGAGGCCGACCCCACCCTGATCCGCGTGCGCGACGGAGAGGTGATCGATACCGAGTCGCTCGACTCCAAAGAGGTCTTTGAGAACGCCTACCTCGACTTTCAGGCCCGGCGTTACGAAGACGCCCTGCAGAACTACCAGATCATCATCGACTACTTTGCCGACAGCCGCTTCATCCTGCCCTCCCTCTACAACGCCGGGCTGGCGCTGGAGCATCTGGAGCAGTGGGAGGACGCCGCCCTGCTCTACCGCCGCATTATCGATGATTTTCCCGAGAGCGAAGAGTCCATCAACGCGAGCTTTCGCCTGGGCAAATCCCTGCATGAGGCCGGCCGTTATGAGGAGGTCGTCGAGATCATGCTCAGCCTGGGGCTGCGCGACTTAAACCACTTCGACACGGTCGAGGCTCACGTGCGCCGCGGCAACGCCCTGCTGGAGCTTGAAGAGTGGTCGGAGGCCGAAGACGCCTTCCAGGCCGCCGTCGACTTAAACCGCCGCGCCCCGGGCGATGAGAAGCTGTTGGAGAACAGCCACTTCATCGTACAGGCCTACTTCGGGCTCGGAGCGAGTTTTCATGGGCGTATGGATGAGTTGAAGCTCGTGCTTCCCACCGAGCGTATGACCGAAGATCTCAACACCAAGGCCGATCTTCACCAGAGCGCCCAGGCCAACTACCTGCGCGCCCTGCGCCAGCATCACCCCTACTGGTCGGTGGCCGCCGGCTACAAAATCGGCCGGCTCTACCAGGACTTTTATTTGGATATCTTCGCCGCTGAGATCCCCGACGGGCTCAACGAGGAGCAGATCACCATCTATTTTGAAGAGCTTCGCGAGACGATCCGCGTGGTGATGGAGCGCGCGCTCAGCGTGTACGAGCGCAACTTAGGGCTGGCGCGGCGCATCGTGCAGTCGCCGGATGCGGCGGCCTGGATCGACGCCACCGCCCTGCATCTGGAGCGTATGCGCGCCCTGCTCGACGATCCGATGGTGCACCGCCGCGCCGAGCAGATCGTGCTGGCCGGCGGCTCTCTGGAAGAAGAGCTCTTTGATGTCCCCGCCTTTGCCCGCGAGCATGTGCGCCAGGCCCTGGCCAAAGCGCGCGATGCCGCCCGTGAGGCCTCCCCTCCCGAGGTCGCCCTGCACGAGGCTAACTGA